From Pseudanabaena sp. PCC 6802, one genomic window encodes:
- a CDS encoding DUF4436 family protein, giving the protein MKIAQRLQIKRILIGLICLALFCGAFFFVLSAYNNDSTQRSSSFSFGADEKESNRMEVTATLLGADPVKGDLPIRISVVPKGSFAINDSPRMSQDLTFITTVEGAKSDGTLAKNKVPPYIDGTLSLYNGRVNDYPFDKHEADLYLYFVNPKNDQQSIPMSVDFNGSIPGFNVDADIIKGFDSEDNIGIKVHISRSIVTKIFAIFIMVAMWFVAIIVLTMSLAVLLQKRPIEPALFTYMGALLFALPAVRNIQPGVPPVGTLTDFLSFFWAETIIAASMGIMFYCWFTRYQPKT; this is encoded by the coding sequence ATGAAAATTGCCCAGAGACTTCAAATCAAACGCATTTTGATAGGGCTTATTTGCCTTGCCCTTTTTTGCGGAGCCTTCTTTTTTGTCCTTTCTGCTTACAATAACGACAGTACCCAGCGCAGCAGCTCGTTTAGTTTTGGAGCCGATGAAAAAGAATCCAATCGCATGGAGGTTACTGCCACTCTTCTAGGTGCTGACCCTGTTAAAGGAGATCTGCCCATCAGGATTTCAGTCGTGCCCAAAGGGAGTTTTGCCATTAACGATTCCCCCCGCATGAGCCAGGATCTGACTTTTATAACCACCGTTGAAGGGGCGAAATCAGATGGGACGCTTGCTAAGAATAAAGTCCCACCCTACATAGATGGCACGCTTAGTCTTTATAACGGACGGGTAAATGATTATCCTTTCGATAAACACGAAGCCGATCTTTACCTTTATTTTGTTAATCCAAAGAACGACCAGCAAAGCATTCCCATGTCCGTTGATTTTAATGGTTCTATTCCTGGGTTTAATGTCGACGCAGATATCATTAAAGGGTTTGATAGCGAAGACAATATTGGAATCAAGGTTCATATCTCGCGCTCGATCGTCACCAAAATATTTGCCATTTTTATCATGGTAGCGATGTGGTTTGTTGCCATAATTGTATTAACAATGTCATTAGCCGTGCTTCTGCAGAAACGTCCTATTGAGCCAGCTTTATTTACATATATGGGCGCGCTTCTGTTCGCACTTCCGGCAGTCCGCAACATTCAGCCAGGTGTTCCTCCTGTGGGCACTCTCACCGACTTCCTCAGCTTTTTCTGGGCTGAAACCATCATTGCAGCTTCTATGGGTATTATGTTTTATTGCTGGTTTACCCGTTACCAGCCCAAAACTTAA
- a CDS encoding NF041680 family putative transposase — MISLDKLEQFRKYTYEIIGNGRDALFDLMDAVLTSRSVSSFVELSLSPLFRREWSSIYEALQDSHPPREDLMKQYIQQMPAAEVTILAGDHTAWSRPYAVTLQERTYEHQPQPGVGSKPVTVGQGYSTIAWIPESEGSFALPLRHERITSFENPIQKAASQLRLVCAEIPGTVLFLGDGEYGCAPFLQQTADIPCIKLLRLRPNRVLYHAPKDYEGHGRPHKHGEKFSLKDSDTWSIPQADITIAEPKLGRLQIRRWPNLHLKQAADHPFTLILVERLDMPESKPLWLIWVAKDEPILSEVWQKYLRRFAIEHWYRLVRQRLHWTIPQLSTPAQMETWSDLMPLLTWQLWLARELVQDSPLPWQKPMTKLSPGRVANAFALVLVRIGSPSPDPKPRGKSPGWPLGKKRTQRIRYPTVKKRYAKPLKKASAATA, encoded by the coding sequence ATGATTAGTTTGGATAAACTTGAGCAATTTCGCAAGTACACGTACGAAATTATAGGGAACGGGAGAGATGCGCTGTTCGACTTGATGGATGCGGTACTGACGAGTCGGAGTGTTTCATCGTTTGTGGAACTTTCGTTAAGCCCATTATTTCGGAGGGAGTGGTCGAGTATCTATGAAGCACTGCAAGATAGTCATCCTCCACGTGAAGACTTGATGAAGCAATACATACAGCAAATGCCGGCAGCAGAGGTGACGATATTGGCGGGCGACCATACAGCCTGGTCGCGTCCCTATGCGGTGACATTACAAGAACGCACCTACGAACATCAACCTCAACCGGGAGTAGGAAGCAAACCTGTTACGGTGGGGCAAGGATACAGCACAATTGCCTGGATTCCAGAGTCAGAAGGGAGTTTTGCCTTACCGTTGCGGCATGAGCGGATCACCAGTTTCGAGAACCCGATTCAGAAAGCCGCTAGTCAGTTACGCTTGGTTTGTGCGGAAATTCCTGGGACTGTGCTTTTCCTGGGGGATGGCGAGTATGGGTGCGCACCATTTTTGCAGCAAACAGCAGACATCCCGTGTATCAAGCTGCTCAGGCTACGCCCCAACCGGGTTCTGTATCATGCCCCAAAGGATTACGAGGGGCATGGGCGACCCCATAAGCATGGAGAGAAATTTAGCCTCAAAGACTCTGACACTTGGTCTATTCCCCAAGCAGACATCACAATTGCAGAGCCTAAACTGGGACGATTGCAAATTCGTCGATGGCCAAACCTGCACTTAAAGCAAGCCGCAGACCATCCCTTTACACTCATTCTGGTCGAACGTCTTGATATGCCTGAATCGAAACCCCTGTGGTTGATTTGGGTCGCTAAAGACGAGCCAATCTTGAGTGAGGTATGGCAAAAATATCTGCGCAGATTTGCCATTGAGCATTGGTATCGCTTGGTGCGTCAACGTCTCCATTGGACAATCCCTCAGCTTTCTACCCCTGCTCAGATGGAGACTTGGTCGGACTTGATGCCTTTACTTACTTGGCAATTGTGGCTCGCTCGTGAACTTGTCCAAGACTCTCCTCTGCCTTGGCAGAAACCGATGACTAAATTGTCTCCTGGTCGAGTTGCAAATGCTTTTGCTTTAGTTTTGGTCAGGATTGGCTCTCCTTCCCCTGACCCTAAACCTCGCGGTAAGTCTCCAGGTTGGCCTCTTGGGAAAAAACGAACCCAACGGATTCGTTATCCTACTGTCAAAAAACGCTATGCCAAGCCCCTCAAAAAAGCTTCCGCTGCAACTGCTTAG
- a CDS encoding helix-turn-helix domain-containing protein, giving the protein MYDDHRVNIDKEKLQNWTKAEAAKTSQNRFAKDLGTTATTINRWVYGRVDAVTGKQLKAIAAYRGEAIEDTLSWIALPETEPVNQDEFGDLVAKFNHRIAKLEQDNELLKEEKDLLREEIDDLKEFVEVLAAEFHDSKRTKPYKAKV; this is encoded by the coding sequence ATGTATGATGACCACCGCGTAAATATTGACAAGGAGAAGTTGCAGAACTGGACGAAAGCTGAGGCTGCTAAAACCAGTCAGAATCGGTTTGCCAAGGATTTAGGGACAACGGCAACCACGATCAATCGTTGGGTTTATGGTAGGGTTGATGCAGTAACGGGTAAGCAGTTGAAGGCGATCGCGGCGTATCGGGGCGAAGCCATTGAGGATACGTTGAGCTGGATAGCACTGCCTGAAACTGAGCCAGTGAATCAAGATGAGTTTGGTGACCTTGTTGCCAAGTTTAATCATCGGATCGCGAAACTTGAGCAAGATAACGAACTCCTTAAGGAAGAGAAAGATCTTCTGAGAGAGGAGATCGACGATCTCAAGGAGTTTGTTGAGGTTCTAGCGGCGGAATTCCATGACTCAAAAAGAACTAAACCATACAAGGCTAAAGTTTAA
- a CDS encoding PDDEXK nuclease domain-containing protein, whose amino-acid sequence MAADKLETSRDYEDFLRALKERIRTAQVRAALAVNREMVMLYWQIGCDILSRQQQQGWGAKVIDRLSKDLKTAFPEMKGFSRTNLLYMRAFAAAYPDEQIVQEVLGQITWYHNITLLDKLKLETERLWYAHTTVQQGWSRNVLVHQIESDLYHRQGKATTNFDRTLPQPQSDLANQLLKDPYSFDFLCMSEGVKERNLERSLIEHIRKFLLELGIGFAFLGSQYPIEVSGKEYRLDLLFYHVKLHCYVVIELKAVEFEPEFSGKMNFYVAAVDSLLRSPQDEPTIGIILCKSKDKTVVEFALQGMQTPIGVSTYQLPKHLQDSLPTIEQLEAELETITDTASESSNSELNETDLA is encoded by the coding sequence ATGGCAGCCGATAAGCTCGAAACTTCCCGCGACTATGAGGACTTTCTACGCGCTCTGAAAGAGCGTATCCGCACGGCGCAAGTACGGGCAGCGTTAGCTGTGAACCGAGAAATGGTAATGCTTTACTGGCAAATCGGGTGTGACATTCTCAGTCGTCAGCAGCAGCAAGGGTGGGGGGCAAAGGTCATCGATCGCTTGTCGAAAGATCTGAAGACTGCGTTCCCAGAGATGAAAGGATTTTCTCGCACAAACCTGCTCTACATGAGAGCTTTTGCCGCAGCATACCCTGACGAGCAAATTGTCCAAGAGGTGCTTGGACAAATTACCTGGTACCACAACATTACTTTGCTCGATAAGCTCAAGTTGGAGACAGAGCGACTGTGGTATGCCCATACAACCGTGCAGCAGGGCTGGAGTCGCAATGTACTGGTGCATCAGATTGAGAGCGATCTGTATCATCGGCAGGGCAAAGCAACCACGAATTTCGATCGCACATTACCCCAACCACAATCTGACCTGGCTAACCAGCTACTCAAAGACCCATACTCGTTTGATTTCCTATGTATGAGCGAGGGAGTAAAAGAGCGAAACTTGGAGCGCTCGCTCATCGAGCATATCCGTAAATTCCTACTGGAGTTGGGTATAGGGTTTGCATTCCTGGGCAGCCAATATCCGATTGAAGTAAGCGGCAAAGAATATCGGCTGGACTTACTTTTCTACCATGTCAAGTTGCATTGCTATGTGGTAATCGAATTGAAAGCAGTTGAATTTGAACCTGAATTTTCAGGCAAGATGAATTTCTACGTTGCCGCAGTAGACAGCTTGTTGCGATCGCCCCAAGACGAACCCACCATCGGCATTATTCTCTGCAAGTCAAAGGACAAGACAGTTGTAGAGTTTGCCCTTCAGGGAATGCAAACACCGATAGGAGTTTCCACTTATCAGCTACCCAAGCATTTGCAAGATAGCCTGCCAACTATAGAGCAGTTGGAAGCAGAATTAGAGACAATCACAGATACTGCCTCTGAGTCTTCGAATTCCGAGCTGAATGAAACAGATTTAGCCTGA
- a CDS encoding lysozyme codes for MQTSQRGMDLIKEFEGRELEAYPDPGTGGDPWTIGYGHTGSDVYPGLTITQEKAEQLLSEDLKYFEKGILGCISVPLNQNQFDALVSFAYNLGVGALAESTLARLLNEGNYQAAADQFERWVNAGDEPMPGLVSRRHVEKELFLST; via the coding sequence TTGCAGACCAGTCAACGCGGTATGGACCTGATTAAGGAGTTTGAGGGACGCGAACTAGAAGCCTACCCCGATCCTGGCACGGGTGGCGATCCGTGGACAATCGGTTACGGACACACGGGAAGCGATGTATATCCAGGTCTGACAATTACTCAAGAAAAAGCCGAGCAGCTTCTCAGTGAAGACCTCAAGTATTTCGAGAAGGGAATCCTGGGTTGCATCAGCGTGCCGCTCAATCAGAATCAATTCGATGCTCTCGTAAGCTTCGCCTATAACCTGGGAGTAGGAGCGCTGGCAGAATCAACGCTAGCTAGATTGCTCAACGAAGGGAACTATCAAGCTGCTGCCGACCAGTTCGAGCGTTGGGTGAATGCCGGGGACGAACCCATGCCAGGTCTAGTAAGTCGCCGCCACGTTGAGAAAGAGTTATTTTTGAGTACTTGA
- a CDS encoding HU family DNA-binding protein, producing MNQLELANAIAQDLQIGGYDADRFLKVTLEKIISTVTTNQPVELQGFGTFAMRPNAPRTGTSPATGEPFNVPARWSASFKIDKAFKERVEAVPLDQSSPTVSAGTISDIIAPGDKPYYFTVQFSDDVGIKASTIGGKNSELGELDVRVTGPNSFNQLARATRTKATADKKGRIVTYAVGAPGGVWDFTANGQYQIDLLEAQVSDLMGNFLSSTTVGNFNVAIPGGSGGI from the coding sequence ATGAACCAACTCGAACTAGCGAATGCGATCGCGCAAGATCTACAAATCGGTGGATACGATGCCGATCGCTTCCTTAAAGTCACCCTCGAAAAAATTATCTCGACTGTGACGACCAATCAACCCGTCGAGCTGCAAGGCTTCGGCACGTTTGCGATGCGTCCTAACGCTCCGCGCACAGGTACAAGTCCTGCCACAGGAGAGCCGTTTAACGTTCCCGCACGCTGGTCGGCATCTTTCAAAATTGATAAAGCCTTTAAAGAGCGCGTCGAAGCTGTGCCTTTAGACCAGTCCAGTCCGACTGTCTCTGCTGGCACTATCTCCGATATCATCGCTCCTGGTGACAAGCCCTACTACTTTACCGTCCAATTCAGCGACGATGTGGGCATCAAAGCCTCCACCATTGGTGGCAAGAATAGCGAACTTGGCGAACTCGATGTGCGCGTGACTGGCCCCAACAGCTTCAACCAACTTGCTAGAGCCACGAGAACTAAAGCTACTGCCGACAAGAAAGGACGGATTGTCACCTATGCAGTCGGTGCTCCTGGTGGCGTATGGGACTTCACCGCAAACGGTCAATACCAGATCGATCTATTAGAGGCGCAAGTTTCTGACCTGATGGGTAACTTCCTGTCCTCCACTACAGTTGGCAACTTTAACGTAGCAATCCCTGGTGGTAGCGGAGGTATCTAA
- a CDS encoding WD40 repeat domain-containing protein, with translation MNQLFKSFIGIAAVVATASTGGSLLAKDGLARALSQGGDRQFDYGQLKNHEGAIVSNNIGVERNSLAQINTTSASSSSACPEKTPGTLAPLPWSPAIAISKNSKPNYLAGVMPENRIYLWDLSTKDRLRVIPDFNPEKHLDSKPLEHQITSLAISSDGATLAGGLRHNTVYLWDTSNGNQKVILTGPDGSASSLAFDRNNQLLAVAYGESKRAIIWDLRKVFAKAKDGKVALTDLEKNNDYYELVDDTLSKGEPKGKLRKVLPIADRVWVQSVAFSPDGRFLATSGSDKNFKLWDTLTWKLLQTEPLNGSYQGALQLAFSPDSHVLAAAIETPKGTGEVRLWDVQDPNNIKLLQTFAKFPEAVRSVAFSADGQYLLAGSRDGTITAWDWKTEKEVFNTCGDTSGIGSVVFNPSNNKLFVSASYSGLVKFGQIPDITQPPPPPAKMEMEAAKIFLGIILTLYALLALYLIYISRARFTELIKDILKNLDNDLKNLVSNGKVLGDQVAHSTETVKACGQKVEKTAKDLESNEPQVVCFEYVDENGSTNIKYNIAPIVEDIRDTSDAICKLGEKTTDLSNQIEKLFSEIKAKAPEEKKLLNIVNPIYFTLGLLHLGLLILGLWFLYVGIKGTSQGESQKIPATTNYSRSVDIASNKSAKLN, from the coding sequence ATGAATCAGCTGTTTAAGTCATTTATTGGAATTGCAGCAGTAGTTGCCACAGCTTCTACAGGAGGATCTTTGCTTGCAAAGGATGGTTTGGCTAGAGCATTAAGCCAGGGGGGAGATCGTCAATTTGACTATGGTCAGTTAAAAAATCATGAGGGAGCTATTGTCTCGAATAATATTGGTGTTGAGCGTAATTCTCTCGCTCAAATAAATACGACATCAGCAAGTAGCAGTTCGGCATGCCCAGAAAAGACTCCAGGCACTCTTGCACCTCTACCATGGAGTCCTGCAATTGCTATATCAAAGAACTCTAAGCCCAATTATCTTGCTGGAGTCATGCCCGAAAATCGTATATATTTATGGGATCTTTCCACCAAAGATAGACTTCGTGTTATTCCAGACTTTAACCCAGAGAAGCATTTAGATAGTAAACCACTTGAGCATCAAATTACGTCTTTAGCTATTAGCTCTGATGGTGCAACCTTAGCAGGAGGGCTTCGGCATAATACGGTCTATCTTTGGGATACCTCAAATGGTAACCAAAAGGTGATTCTTACTGGTCCAGATGGTAGTGCTTCTTCTCTTGCTTTCGATCGCAACAATCAACTGCTTGCTGTAGCGTATGGCGAGTCTAAGAGAGCAATTATATGGGATCTGAGGAAAGTTTTTGCCAAAGCAAAAGACGGTAAAGTAGCCCTAACAGACTTGGAGAAAAACAATGATTATTACGAGCTTGTAGATGATACTCTCAGTAAGGGTGAGCCTAAAGGGAAGCTCAGAAAAGTCTTGCCTATAGCAGATCGAGTGTGGGTTCAATCTGTCGCATTTAGCCCCGATGGAAGGTTTTTGGCGACTAGTGGTTCGGACAAAAATTTTAAGCTTTGGGATACGTTAACTTGGAAACTGCTCCAAACCGAACCACTAAATGGTTCCTATCAGGGGGCTCTCCAGCTTGCTTTTAGTCCAGACAGTCACGTGCTTGCAGCTGCAATCGAAACGCCGAAAGGGACTGGGGAAGTTAGATTGTGGGATGTACAGGATCCAAATAACATTAAACTTCTCCAGACATTCGCTAAATTTCCTGAAGCTGTTAGATCGGTTGCCTTCAGTGCCGATGGCCAGTATTTACTTGCTGGAAGCAGAGACGGTACAATCACAGCTTGGGATTGGAAGACTGAAAAAGAAGTTTTCAACACATGCGGTGATACATCGGGTATTGGCTCGGTTGTCTTCAATCCGTCTAACAATAAATTATTTGTAAGTGCAAGTTATAGTGGCTTAGTGAAGTTCGGGCAAATTCCTGACATAACTCAGCCACCTCCACCTCCAGCTAAGATGGAGATGGAAGCAGCTAAGATTTTTCTTGGAATTATTCTGACACTATATGCGCTACTTGCACTATATCTTATTTATATTTCGCGTGCGAGATTTACAGAACTAATAAAAGATATTCTGAAAAATTTAGACAATGATTTAAAAAATCTAGTATCTAACGGAAAAGTTCTTGGCGATCAGGTGGCTCATTCAACTGAAACTGTTAAAGCTTGCGGACAGAAGGTCGAGAAAACTGCTAAAGACTTGGAATCTAACGAGCCTCAAGTAGTATGCTTTGAATATGTTGATGAGAATGGATCTACAAATATAAAATATAATATAGCTCCAATTGTCGAGGATATTCGAGATACTTCAGATGCAATCTGTAAGCTTGGAGAGAAAACCACAGACTTAAGCAATCAGATTGAAAAACTTTTTAGCGAAATCAAGGCAAAAGCCCCTGAAGAAAAGAAATTATTGAATATTGTTAATCCTATTTATTTCACCTTAGGACTATTACATCTTGGCTTGCTTATCCTTGGCTTATGGTTTTTATATGTAGGCATTAAAGGAACGTCTCAGGGCGAGAGCCAGAAAATTCCAGCTACCACCAATTATTCTAGATCGGTTGATATTGCTAGCAACAAGTCAGCCAAATTAAATTAA